ATGATCATCAAGATGCGCGAGGGTTACAACACGCAGGTCGGCGAGCAGGGCACGGCATTGTCCGCCGGCCAGGCGCAGCGCGTGGCGCTGGCGCGCGCGCTCTACGGCAATCCGTTCCTGATCGTGCTCGACGAGCCCAACTCCAACCTCGATACCGAAGGCGACGAGGCCTTGACCCGCGCAATCCGCGCCGCGCGCGAGCGCGGGGCCATCGTCGTCGTCGTGGCGCACCGGCCGATCGGCGTCGAGGCGGTCGACCAGATCCTGGTGCTGCGCGACGGCCGCATGCAGGCCTTCGGCCCGAAGGAGCAGGTGCTCGCGCAGGTGCTCCAGCCGCGCGTCGCCCCGCCGGCACCGCCGATCAAGATCGTCAGCGAAGGCGGGGTGGCCAAACCATGAGCTCGATGACGATGGCGGGCACCAAGCCCGCGGCAAAGAGAAGCGTGCGGCAGTCGATCAGGTTTCACCTGCTGCTCGGCCTCGGGATCGTGCTGCTGCTCGCGGGCGGGCTCGGCGGCTGGGCTTCGACCGTGCTGATCTCCGGCGCGCTGATCGCGCCGGGGCAGATCGTCGTCGAATCCAACGTCAAGAAGGTGCAGCATCCGACCGGCGGCGTGGTCGGCGAATTGCGCGCCCGCGATGGCGACGTGGTCAAGGCCGGCGATATCGTGGTGCGGCTCGACGACACCGTCACCAAGGCGAACCTCGCCATCGTCACCAAGAACCTCGACGCCGGCCAGGCGCGCGCGGCACGGCTGCAGGCCGAGCAGCGCGGTCTCTCCAAGATCGAATTCCCGCAGGCGCTGCTCGAGCGCGCAAGCGACCCCGACGTGGCGACGCTGCTCGCCAGTGAAGGCAAATTGTTCGACGTCCGCGTCAATGGCCGTGCCGGACAGAAGGCGCAGCTTCGTGAGCGCATCCAGCAGCTCAACGAGGAAATCGAGGGCCTCAAGGCGCAGGAGACCGCCAAGGACAAGGAGATCGTGCTGGTGCAGCAGGAGCTCACCGGCGTCCGCGATCTCTATGACAAGCACTTGGTGCAGCTCTCGCGCCTGACCACGCTGGAGCGCGACTCGGCCCGTCTCAACGGCGAGCGCGCGCAGTACATCGCCTCGCGCGCCCAGGCCAAGGGCAAGATCACCGAAACCGAGCTCCAGATCATCCAGGTCGACAAGGACATGGTGAGCGAGGTCTCCAAGGATTTGCGCGAGACCAACGACAAGATCGGCGAGCTGATCGAGCGCAAGGTCACCGCCGAGGATCAGCTCCGCCGTGTCGACATCCGTGCGCCGCAGGACGGCATGGTGCTGCAATCGACCGTGCATACCGTCGGCGGCGTCGTCACCGCCGGCGATACCCTCATGCTGATCGTGCCGCAGCAGGACGATCTCCAGGTCGAGGCCAAGGTCAATCCGACCGACATCGACAAGCTCCAGGTCGGCCAGAAGACGCTGCTGCGCCTGTCCGCCTTCAACCAGCGCACCACGCCGGAGCTCAACGGCGTCGTGAGCCGCGTCTCGCCCGACGTTACCACCGACCAGCGCACCGGGCAGAGCTATTACACCATCCGCGTCTCGATGCCGCCGGCAGAGGTCGCCCGCCTCGGCGAGGTCAAGCTGATCCCCGGCATGCCGGTCGAGGCCTTCGTGCAGACCGGCGACCGCACCATGCTGTCCTACCTGATGAAGCCGCTGCACGACCAGCTGATGCGGGCGTTCCGGGAAAAGTGAGGCGAGCGGTATCGCGGGGCGCGCGAAGTGCGAACCCGGGATCGCGTGCCGCAGGTTCGGTCTCGTAGGGTGGGCAAAGGCGCAAAGCGCCGTGCCCACCGATTTCTCTCCTCATAATTGACATGGTGGGCACGCTTCGCTTTGCCCGCCCCACGCCCTACATTCTTGGTATAGTTCGAACGCAAGCAGCTACCTCCAGCGTCAGACACATGCATCACGCCCCGATCCAGACCCCGCCGGCGATCGCCACCGAAGCCTTCACCGATGCGAGCCTTGCGGTAGCCCGCCTCGAAGAGATCTACGAGCGCAACACGAAATTCCTGCGCGATCACTTCGAAGCGTATCTCAACGGTAGTCCGCCGGCGACGCGCGTACGCGCGTTCTATCCGTTCGTCCGCATCACCACAGCGACGCATGCCCGGCTTGATTCGCGCCTCGCCTATGGCTTCGTTGCCGGACCGGGCGTGCACGAGACCAGCGTGACGCGGCCGGACGTGTTCCGGACCTATCTGACCGAGCAGATCGGCCTCCTGATCAAGAATCACGGCGTGCCGGTCGAGATTGGCGAGTCCTCCGAGCCGATCCCGATTCATTTCGCCTATCGGCGGGACATCAACATCGAGGCGGCGATCAGCACGGGCGATACGGTCGGCACGCGGCTGATGCGCGACGTGTTCGACACGCCGGATCTCGCCACCATGGATGATGCGATCGCCGACGGCACGCTCGCGCTGCCACCCGGAGCGCCGGAGCCGCTGGCCCTGTTCCGCGCGGCGCGCGTCGACTATTCGCTGCGGCGGCTCTATCACTACACCGGCACCGATCCCGAGCACTTCCAGAATTTCGTGATCTTCACCAACTACCAGTTCTATGTCGATGCCTTCGTGCAGCTCTGCCAGCAGCGGCTCGCCTCGGGCGAGGACGGCATCGATGCCTTCGTCGGGCCGGGCAACGTGATCACCCGCAACGCGCGGCTCGGCGGCGGCACGAGCGGGGTGGCGCCGGAACGCGCGCCGCAGATGCCGGCTTTCCATCTCGTCGAGCCCGGCTATCAGGGCATCACCCTGATCAATATCGGCACGGGCCCCTCCAATGCGCGGAACGTCACCGACCATGTCGCGGTGCTGCGGCCTCATGCCTGGCTGATGGTCGGGCATTGCGCGGGCCTGCGCAACACGCAGCGGCTCGGCGACTACGTGCTGGCGCATGGTTACGTCCGCGAGGACCACGTGCTCGATCAGGAGCTGCCGCCCTGGGTGCCAATTCCGGCTCTTGCCGAGGTGCAGGTCGCGCTCGAGGAGGCGGTCGAGGAGGTGACGGGATTGTCCGGCTTCGAGCTCAAGCGCCTGATGCGAACCGGAACGGTGGCGAGCGTCGACAACCGCAATTGGGAGATCAGCGGCGCTTCGGTCATTCACCGTCTGTCGCAATCCCGCGCCGTTGCGCTCGACATGGAATCGGCGGCGATCGCCGCCAATGGCTATCGCTTCCGCGTTCCCTACGGCACCCTGCTGTGTGTCTCGGACAAGCCGCTGCACGGCGAGATCAAGCTCGCAGGGATGGCGAGCGCGTTCTATCGGCAGCGCGTCAGCCAGCATCTCGAGATCGGCCTGAAGGCGCTCGAACGGCTCAAGCATCAGGAATCGGAGCGCCTGCACTCGCGCAAGCTGCGCAGCTTTGCCGAGGTCGCGTTTCAGTAGCTTCAGCGTCTGATGCTGGCGCGCGATTAGGGCAGCGAAACTGTCATACGCGGCACTGACGTCTGCGTGAGCGCGCATACCGTCCGGAATATTCACCGGAGGAGCAGGGTTTACACGTCGTCCGGGGCTCCCTTGACCAAGGCCACAGGAGCAGACATGAGCAATCCTCTGATCAGGTACGTCGTGCTGGGAGCATGTGTGGTGGCGCTGTTCGCGCTGCCGGCATTCGCCCCGGTCTTTGCGGCAGGCGGTGGTGGTGGCGGAGGAGGAGGTGGTGGAGGTGGAGGCGCCGGGGGTGTTGACCCCTTTGCGAGCACTTCCGCAGGCCAGAATCGGAATACGCCGGCGCCGTCCTATCCGAATCGCTTCGGCACGAAGGCCACCCAGAAAGGCAAGAAGCCCAACAATCAGTCGAGCATCGGCGACCCGGCCTTTGCGGCTGCCTATCGCGTAGCCTACGACACGATCTACGAGCGCAACGAGTACGCCTCCGCGATCGCGCAGCTGAAGGTGCTCGGCCGCGACGACAATCCGAACGTCGCCAATCTCATCGGCTATTCCTACCGCAAGCTCGGCGACTACAAGCAGTCGCAGGTCTGGTATGAGCACGCCCTGGCGATCGATCCGAACCACGTGCTGACCTGGCAGTATTACGGCCTGTGGCAGCTCGAACAGGGCAATCGCGAGCAGGCGATGTATCACCTGGAAAGGATCGCGGCGATCTGCGGCACGAGTTGCGAGGAATACAAGTCGCTCGCGGCAGCGCTGGACAAGCCGACGGGCACGGCGCTGGTGTATTGAAGGGCTGCCTCGGGCAGTTTAGTGCCGCCTCCGTTTCTCGCGTTCCGCTAAGAGCGCCTCCCTTTCTTACCCTCCACTTCGACGGGAGGGTAAGAGTGACAAGCCGAAAAAATTTCCGCATTGTCCCGGCCGGGGGCGCGACCGGGACAATTGGATGCCGCTGACGCGCGACAAGATCATCGGCCATGACCTCGAACGTCTGGCCTTCCGCTTCACCATGCTGAATGATGGCGAAGAAGTGACGTGCCAGATCAGCGATGCCGCGATGGATGAGCTCGCGGGTATGCAGGGCACGGAGAGCAGCGCGCGCCAGGCGCAATTCCTCTCGCTGCGCGAAACCATCGAACGGATCGCGTCAGACCTCTACGACGATGCACCGCGCTTCAGGGGATATGTGGTGCGGATCTTTACCAAGCATCTGGGCAGATAGCGTGAGCACTCTCGCCGTCATCCTGAGGTGGCCGCGAAGGACGACGGACCGGCTGCATCCGCCGTTCATCCTTCGAGGCTCCCCGCGCAATGCGTTGCATCGCGCGGCTTCGCACCTCAGGATGACGGAGCAAATGGTGCGGAGGATTTGAAAGGTCACTCGTCCAAATTCGTTAGCAGCAATCGCAGCGCCGTCGCGGCAAACATTTGCATGTTTGCGAAGCGGTCGTTGCTGGCCGTCTCCAGCGTCATCACTTCGGTCGCGGGGCCGGCGATCGCCATGCAGCTATGGCCGGCGGCGTCGCCGTAGCGATTGCCGGTCGGGCCCGCCGCGCCGGTCTCGGACAGGCCCCAGTCGCAGCCGAAACGCTCGCGCATTCGTTCGGCGAGCAGTGTTGCGTAAGGCTCGGACGAGGAGCGAAAACCCTTCATGCCGTCATCCGAAATACCCATCAGCACGCGCCGCGCATCGCGCGTATAGACCACCGCGCCGCCGAGAAAGTAGGACGACGCGCCGGGCACCGCGAGCAGGCTAGCGGCAATCAGGCCGCCTGCGGAGGATTCCGCCACCGCGATGGTCTGTTTGCGCGCAATCAATTTGGCCGCGACCTGCTCCGCAATCCCCACGAGATCTTTCATCTTGCCTCTCACTCCCGACTAACCCGGCTGCGCTGTTCTAGCATATGACAGCGGCGCTGGCCGAGTTGCAGGCGGCGGGCAGGCCTGCTTGAATGGCTGCAACAAGCGGCGCGGACAAGCGCGTGAAGAGGAAGCGTCATGACGTTCCTGATCGCCGGCGGCGTGGACTGCGACGTGCACCCGGCGGTGCCGCATCTCACCAGCCTGCTGCCGTATCTGAACGATTACTGGCGCGACCAGGTGACGACGCGCGGCATGGTCGATCTGGTCTCGCAGTCCTATCCGCGGAATTCGCCGATCACGGCCCGCCCCGATTGGCGTCCGGAAACCGGAAAGCCGGGATCGAATCTCGGTGACATGCAGCGTCATGTGCTCGATCCCTTCGCGCTCAGCTACGCCATCTGCAACCCGCTCTACGGCGTGCAGCTGGTGTTTTCCGAAGACATGCAAAACGCCTTCTGCCGCGCGCTGAACGACTGGCTGGCGAAGGAATGGCTCGACCGGGAACCGCGGCTGCGCGGCTCGATCGTCATTCCCCTTCAAAATGTCGAGAAGTCGGTGGCCGAGATCGAGCGCTGCGCGGCGGACAAGCGCTTCGTGCAGGTGCTGATGCTCGTCATGGGCGATACGCCGCTGGGAAAGCGCGCGTTGTGGCCGATCTATGCGGCGGCGGAGCGGCTCAATCTCGTCGTCGGTGTCCATGCCGGTTCCGCCTATCATAATCCGCCGACAGCGGTGGGGTGGGGCTCCTATCACATCGAGGACTATGTCGGGCAGGCGCAGGCGTTCCAGATCCAGCTCACCAGCCTGATCGTCGAGGGTGTGTTCGCCCGCCATCCGCGGCTGAAGATGGTGATGCTGGAATCCGGCATCTCGTGGCTCGCGCCCTATCTCTGGCGACTGCACAAGTTCTGGCGCGGCGTGCGAATGGAGACGCCCTGGGTTGATCGCGCGCCACTGGAAATTGTGCGCAGCAACATCCGCTTTTCGTTGCAGCCGTTTGACGCGCCGCCGGATCCGGCGACATTAATTCGCCTGTTTGATCATATGCAGTCCGACGAATTAGTCCTATTCTCCACGGACTATCCGCACTGGCAATTCGACGGCCAGGACGCGCTGCCCGAAGGTCTCACCCCCGATCTCGTGCGCAAGATCATGATCGACAATCCGCACGCAACCTACCCCCGCCTGACTTAGCCGCTGCCAAAGGAGGCAAGGCGATGAATATCCAGTTCCGCGAAGCGACCGAGTCCGCATCTGCCCTGACCACCAAAACCGCAATTGCGGACTGCGATATCCACCCGGCGCGCGCGACCCGAACCGAACTCTATCCCTATCTCGCCAAACGTTGGCAGCATCATCTCGACGTCTACGGCGTGCATGCCTATCAGGGGATGATGGAGGGCCCGCCCTATCCGAAAGCCCAGCCCAACGCTTCGCGCCGCGATGCCTATCCGCCGGAAGGCGGCCCGCAAGGCTCTTCGCTCTCCTTCATGCAGCAGCAGCACCTCGATCCCAACAATGTGCAGCTGGGGGTGCTCAATCCGCTCGGCACCGGGCAGGGCATTCGCAATCACGAACTCTCGGCGGCGCTGTGCTCGGCGATCAACGACTGGCAGATCGACAAATGGACTTCGAAGGACAAGCGGCTGAAGGCCTCGATCGTCGTCGGCAATGAGGATGCGATGACGGCGGCTGCGGAGATCCGCGAGCGCGCAGGCGACAAGAACTTCGTTCAGGTGCTGCTGCTCAGCCGTAATGTCGAGCCGATCGGCCAGCGCCGTTACTGGCCGATCTATCAGGCCGCGGAAGAGGCCGGCCTCCCGGTCGGCGTGCACGCCTTCGGCTTCGGCGGCAATCCGATCACGCCCTCGGGCTGGCCGAGCTACTACATCGAGGAAATGGTGGGACATTCGCAGTGCCAGCAATCGGCGCTCGCGAGTCTGGTGCTCGAAGGCGTG
This region of Bradyrhizobium sp. CCGUVB1N3 genomic DNA includes:
- a CDS encoding HlyD family type I secretion periplasmic adaptor subunit; this encodes MSSMTMAGTKPAAKRSVRQSIRFHLLLGLGIVLLLAGGLGGWASTVLISGALIAPGQIVVESNVKKVQHPTGGVVGELRARDGDVVKAGDIVVRLDDTVTKANLAIVTKNLDAGQARAARLQAEQRGLSKIEFPQALLERASDPDVATLLASEGKLFDVRVNGRAGQKAQLRERIQQLNEEIEGLKAQETAKDKEIVLVQQELTGVRDLYDKHLVQLSRLTTLERDSARLNGERAQYIASRAQAKGKITETELQIIQVDKDMVSEVSKDLRETNDKIGELIERKVTAEDQLRRVDIRAPQDGMVLQSTVHTVGGVVTAGDTLMLIVPQQDDLQVEAKVNPTDIDKLQVGQKTLLRLSAFNQRTTPELNGVVSRVSPDVTTDQRTGQSYYTIRVSMPPAEVARLGEVKLIPGMPVEAFVQTGDRTMLSYLMKPLHDQLMRAFREK
- a CDS encoding AMP nucleosidase, which produces MHHAPIQTPPAIATEAFTDASLAVARLEEIYERNTKFLRDHFEAYLNGSPPATRVRAFYPFVRITTATHARLDSRLAYGFVAGPGVHETSVTRPDVFRTYLTEQIGLLIKNHGVPVEIGESSEPIPIHFAYRRDINIEAAISTGDTVGTRLMRDVFDTPDLATMDDAIADGTLALPPGAPEPLALFRAARVDYSLRRLYHYTGTDPEHFQNFVIFTNYQFYVDAFVQLCQQRLASGEDGIDAFVGPGNVITRNARLGGGTSGVAPERAPQMPAFHLVEPGYQGITLINIGTGPSNARNVTDHVAVLRPHAWLMVGHCAGLRNTQRLGDYVLAHGYVREDHVLDQELPPWVPIPALAEVQVALEEAVEEVTGLSGFELKRLMRTGTVASVDNRNWEISGASVIHRLSQSRAVALDMESAAIAANGYRFRVPYGTLLCVSDKPLHGEIKLAGMASAFYRQRVSQHLEIGLKALERLKHQESERLHSRKLRSFAEVAFQ
- a CDS encoding lipopolysaccharide assembly protein LapB, producing MSNPLIRYVVLGACVVALFALPAFAPVFAAGGGGGGGGGGGGGGAGGVDPFASTSAGQNRNTPAPSYPNRFGTKATQKGKKPNNQSSIGDPAFAAAYRVAYDTIYERNEYASAIAQLKVLGRDDNPNVANLIGYSYRKLGDYKQSQVWYEHALAIDPNHVLTWQYYGLWQLEQGNREQAMYHLERIAAICGTSCEEYKSLAAALDKPTGTALVY
- a CDS encoding DUF1488 family protein, whose translation is MPLTRDKIIGHDLERLAFRFTMLNDGEEVTCQISDAAMDELAGMQGTESSARQAQFLSLRETIERIASDLYDDAPRFRGYVVRIFTKHLGR
- a CDS encoding CinA family protein; the encoded protein is MKDLVGIAEQVAAKLIARKQTIAVAESSAGGLIAASLLAVPGASSYFLGGAVVYTRDARRVLMGISDDGMKGFRSSSEPYATLLAERMRERFGCDWGLSETGAAGPTGNRYGDAAGHSCMAIAGPATEVMTLETASNDRFANMQMFAATALRLLLTNLDE
- a CDS encoding amidohydrolase family protein → MTFLIAGGVDCDVHPAVPHLTSLLPYLNDYWRDQVTTRGMVDLVSQSYPRNSPITARPDWRPETGKPGSNLGDMQRHVLDPFALSYAICNPLYGVQLVFSEDMQNAFCRALNDWLAKEWLDREPRLRGSIVIPLQNVEKSVAEIERCAADKRFVQVLMLVMGDTPLGKRALWPIYAAAERLNLVVGVHAGSAYHNPPTAVGWGSYHIEDYVGQAQAFQIQLTSLIVEGVFARHPRLKMVMLESGISWLAPYLWRLHKFWRGVRMETPWVDRAPLEIVRSNIRFSLQPFDAPPDPATLIRLFDHMQSDELVLFSTDYPHWQFDGQDALPEGLTPDLVRKIMIDNPHATYPRLT
- a CDS encoding amidohydrolase family protein, with product MNIQFREATESASALTTKTAIADCDIHPARATRTELYPYLAKRWQHHLDVYGVHAYQGMMEGPPYPKAQPNASRRDAYPPEGGPQGSSLSFMQQQHLDPNNVQLGVLNPLGTGQGIRNHELSAALCSAINDWQIDKWTSKDKRLKASIVVGNEDAMTAAAEIRERAGDKNFVQVLLLSRNVEPIGQRRYWPIYQAAEEAGLPVGVHAFGFGGNPITPSGWPSYYIEEMVGHSQCQQSALASLVLEGVFERFPKLKMVMIEAGFGWTPSLAWRLDKVWQRLRSEVPHVKRPPSEYIREQVWWTTQPMEDPERREDLLDVIKWIGWDRLLFATDYPHWDYDEPSRVLPPGVSETNREAFYLGNARKLYGITA